Proteins encoded in a region of the Nocardia asteroides genome:
- a CDS encoding Ku protein, translated as MRSIWKGSIAFGLVNVPVKVYTATEDHDIRFHQVHAKDGGRIKYERVCTVCGQSVQYTDIDKAYESPDGDKVVLSDEDFAKLPVAEKHEIPVLQFVPSEQIDPVLFEKSYYLEPDSSTPKAYVLLARTLEEIERTALVYFTLRQKTRLAALRVRDGILVLQTLLWPDEVRSVEFESLDGVAEPRPQEIKMAETLVEAMSDDFDPDQFTDEYQIELKRLLDEAIASGTGKVPEQPELVPSGMDAEVVDLVAALQRSLEASGRRTAGGDGGEEPKKAAKKATAKSGAGKSAASKSTASKSTATKGTASKSTAAKSAAKKAPAKKAAKKAPARKGA; from the coding sequence ATGAGATCGATCTGGAAGGGCTCGATCGCATTCGGGCTGGTGAACGTCCCGGTGAAGGTGTACACCGCCACCGAGGACCACGACATCCGGTTCCATCAGGTGCACGCCAAGGATGGAGGCCGGATCAAATACGAGCGTGTCTGCACCGTGTGCGGTCAATCCGTCCAGTACACCGACATCGATAAGGCCTACGAGTCCCCGGACGGGGACAAGGTCGTCCTGAGCGACGAGGACTTCGCGAAACTGCCCGTCGCGGAGAAACACGAGATCCCGGTTCTGCAGTTCGTGCCGTCCGAGCAGATCGACCCCGTCCTGTTCGAGAAGAGCTACTACCTGGAACCGGATTCCAGCACGCCGAAGGCATACGTCCTGCTCGCTCGGACGCTGGAGGAGATCGAGCGCACCGCCCTGGTGTATTTCACACTGCGCCAGAAGACCAGGCTGGCCGCGCTGCGCGTGCGCGACGGCATCCTGGTGCTGCAGACACTGTTGTGGCCGGACGAGGTCCGCTCCGTCGAATTCGAGTCCCTGGACGGTGTCGCCGAGCCCCGGCCGCAGGAGATCAAGATGGCCGAGACGCTGGTCGAGGCGATGTCCGACGACTTCGATCCGGACCAGTTCACCGACGAGTACCAGATCGAGCTCAAACGCCTGCTCGACGAGGCGATCGCCAGCGGGACCGGCAAGGTGCCCGAGCAACCGGAGCTCGTCCCGAGCGGGATGGACGCCGAGGTGGTCGACCTGGTCGCCGCGCTGCAACGCAGTCTGGAAGCCAGTGGTCGCCGGACGGCGGGCGGTGACGGCGGCGAGGAGCCGAAGAAGGCGGCGAAGAAGGCCACGGCCAAGAGCGGCGCGGGCAAGAGCGCAGCGTCGAAGAGCACCGCATCCAAGAGCACCGCGACGAAGGGCACGGCGTCCAAGAGCACCGCCGCCAAGAGTGCGGCAAAGAAGGCGCCCGCCAAGAAAGCCGCCAAGAAGGCTCCGGCCCGCAAGGGAGCCTGA
- a CDS encoding FAD-dependent oxidoreductase produces the protein MIVGSGFAGFTCAQKLCRIVARANRDVEVVLVTPNDYMLYTPLLPDVAGGLIDPRFVAISLADSLPRVRLVVATAESVDLRNKTITVTSEHHPPRQLSWDRLVLTPGSVTRLFDIPGLAQHARGLKTVAEALYLREQLLRQLELADQEDDAEVRRARRTVVVVGASYAGTELVAQLRALADAYAARRGFDPSEVRFLLLDTAARVMPEVGERLSDKVLKVLRQRGIEIRLETSLSELGADSVALTDGTVVPTHTVAWVTGVTGAPMLSTLGLPLEKGRLVVDATLGVPGHPDVFAGGDAAAVPDLTKQGRITPPTAQHATRQGKTLARNVAASLGIGTATRYKHRDLGLVVDLGPGFAVANPMGVHLSGLPAKAVTRAYHTFAVPRAVNRWAITVSYLTIAVTPRPLALLGLVSHEEASFGASEGIPAGPG, from the coding sequence GTGATCGTCGGGAGCGGATTCGCCGGATTCACCTGCGCCCAGAAGCTTTGCCGGATCGTGGCCCGGGCGAACCGGGACGTCGAGGTCGTACTCGTCACGCCCAACGACTACATGCTCTATACCCCGCTGCTGCCCGATGTGGCGGGCGGACTGATCGACCCTCGGTTCGTCGCCATTTCGCTGGCCGATTCGCTGCCGCGAGTCCGGTTGGTGGTGGCCACCGCCGAGTCGGTCGATCTGCGGAACAAGACGATCACGGTGACCAGCGAGCATCACCCCCCACGGCAGTTGTCGTGGGATCGGCTGGTACTCACCCCCGGGTCGGTCACCCGCCTGTTCGACATACCGGGCTTGGCGCAGCACGCCCGCGGGCTCAAGACCGTCGCCGAGGCGCTGTACCTGCGCGAGCAACTGCTGCGCCAACTCGAACTGGCCGACCAGGAAGACGACGCCGAGGTACGGCGTGCTCGGCGCACCGTGGTCGTCGTGGGGGCCTCCTACGCTGGTACCGAACTCGTCGCGCAGTTGCGCGCACTCGCCGACGCCTACGCCGCGCGCCGCGGGTTCGACCCCTCCGAGGTGCGTTTCCTCCTGCTCGACACCGCTGCGAGGGTGATGCCCGAGGTCGGCGAGCGCCTCAGCGACAAGGTGCTGAAGGTGCTGCGGCAACGCGGCATCGAGATCCGGCTGGAGACCTCACTGAGCGAACTCGGCGCGGACTCGGTCGCGCTCACCGACGGCACGGTCGTCCCGACCCACACGGTCGCCTGGGTGACGGGCGTGACCGGTGCGCCGATGCTGAGCACGCTCGGCCTGCCACTCGAGAAGGGGCGCCTGGTGGTCGACGCGACGCTGGGCGTCCCCGGCCATCCCGACGTCTTCGCGGGCGGCGACGCGGCAGCCGTGCCCGACCTCACCAAGCAGGGCCGGATCACCCCGCCCACCGCCCAGCACGCCACGCGGCAGGGCAAGACACTCGCCAGGAACGTCGCCGCCAGCCTGGGCATAGGCACGGCCACTCGGTACAAGCACCGCGACCTGGGCCTGGTCGTGGACCTGGGGCCTGGATTCGCGGTCGCGAACCCGATGGGCGTCCACCTCTCCGGTCTCCCCGCCAAAGCGGTGACTCGCGCCTATCACACGTTCGCGGTGCCCAGAGCCGTCAACCGTTGGGCGATAACGGTTTCCTACCTGACCATCGCGGTGACGCCCCGGCCGCTGGCCCTGCTCGGACTCGTCAGCCACGAGGAAGCGAGCTTCGGCGCCAGCGAGGGAATTCCCGCCGGGCCGGGGTGA
- a CDS encoding lycopene cyclase has protein sequence MRGSVHASIRISADPHGPGVKPDLVVCGLGPAGRALAHRGAARGLTVTVVDPAPGRRWTATYAAWADELPDWLTPEAVAATVPRPTAWGTRAHRVDRPYVVLDTGRLQTALDLSGAHVVSDRAVDIAPERVTLASGATITGGRVVDARGLSRSPTRAEQTAYGVIVDAQRCEGLDPLFMDWRPDNGAAAHAPRSFLYAVPLDDERMLLEETCLAGRPALTGAQLRTRLHHRLRARGIRLTGAEPVEHVRFPVQGGRPGPHRFGAAGGFLHPATGYSVGAVLACADAVAAGADVWPPGARVVYQLRTAGLRALLALPPGDIPLFFDTFFTLPPATQRAYLSGRTDLGGTVAAMSSLFRALPGRLRLRVAAATLGMPVGSRGRWASAMMDA, from the coding sequence ATGAGAGGCTCGGTCCATGCATCGATACGGATTTCTGCGGATCCACACGGGCCCGGCGTGAAGCCCGACCTCGTCGTCTGTGGCCTCGGCCCGGCCGGTCGCGCCCTCGCCCACCGCGGCGCGGCGCGCGGGCTCACGGTCACCGTGGTGGACCCCGCACCGGGGCGCAGGTGGACGGCCACCTACGCGGCGTGGGCCGACGAACTGCCCGATTGGCTGACGCCGGAGGCCGTCGCGGCGACGGTACCGCGCCCGACGGCCTGGGGAACGCGCGCTCACCGAGTGGACCGCCCTTACGTCGTGCTGGATACCGGGCGGCTGCAGACCGCGCTGGACCTGTCCGGTGCGCACGTCGTCTCGGATCGTGCGGTCGATATTGCTCCCGAGCGTGTGACCTTGGCGTCCGGCGCGACGATCACCGGAGGCCGGGTCGTCGACGCACGCGGGCTCAGCCGTTCCCCCACACGGGCCGAGCAGACCGCCTACGGCGTGATCGTGGACGCGCAACGATGCGAAGGATTGGATCCCTTGTTCATGGATTGGCGTCCCGACAACGGCGCCGCAGCCCACGCACCGCGCTCGTTCCTCTACGCGGTCCCGCTGGACGACGAGCGGATGCTGTTGGAGGAGACCTGCCTGGCCGGTCGCCCCGCCCTGACCGGCGCCCAACTGCGCACCCGCCTGCACCACCGGCTCCGTGCCAGGGGCATCCGGCTCACCGGCGCCGAACCCGTGGAGCACGTCCGGTTCCCCGTGCAAGGAGGACGTCCGGGGCCGCACAGGTTCGGCGCGGCGGGCGGATTCCTGCATCCGGCCACCGGCTACAGCGTCGGCGCCGTGCTGGCCTGCGCGGATGCGGTGGCGGCGGGTGCGGACGTGTGGCCGCCCGGCGCACGCGTCGTCTACCAGCTGCGCACCGCCGGGCTGCGGGCACTGCTGGCTTTACCGCCCGGTGACATCCCGCTGTTCTTCGACACGTTCTTCACGCTGCCCCCGGCCACGCAGCGCGCCTATCTGTCGGGCCGCACCGACCTCGGCGGCACGGTCGCGGCGATGAGTTCCCTGTTCCGGGCGCTGCCGGGGCGGCTGCGCCTGCGTGTCGCGGCCGCGACACTCGGGATGCCGGTTGGGTCGCGAGGTCGATGGGCTTCGGCCATGATGGATGCATGA
- a CDS encoding MMPL family transporter — protein sequence MFELTRRRSRWILAVFAVLALAMGTLSATLFDKVQGGGYIDPDSESSRATAALRDAFGQAPPNLVLLVQTRRSVDDDAAATAATNLVTDLKAASGVTGVTSYWTDKSPALRSTDGTKGLIVASILGEEAEVDKRVGDLADRFAGTHGPLEVRVGGYAMLLHETVQQSEKDVVLGESIAFPITLIALLLVFGGLVAASLPLVVAMITVMITMGALWLIASVTDLAATATNVATLLGLGLAIDYSLLIISRYRDELVAGQQPAAAVAATMRSAGRTVAFSAVTVAVALSGLLFFPLLAVRSMGYAGLAVAAIAATVSLTVLPAILFLLGTKIDSGQLWWFLRAARPAPGEGAWHRLARFVMMRPVPIGLSVTALLLVLGAPFLGVKLGFPDERSLPETMNNRQVTETIQRDFAATEQHGLFAVLPESAYSAAGLDAYARELSEIEDVRRVDTATGSYSHGGLLAPPTEANDRFRAENAAYLTVVPDTTDPGVLDRIAADVRATPAASPVLVGGVAAANADAIDAVVSALPYALVFVVLIMMVVLFLLTGSVVLPLLAVVLSFLSLTATFGALVWIFQDGHLSGLLGFTVTGDLPPTVPVMLFGVAFGLAMDYQVFLLARIREEYQRTRSNALAVTSGLERIGRIVTAAAVLISLVFLGFLASDITFMKAFGIGLPLAVLVDATLVRGFLLPAAMELLGDWNWYAPGPLRKLHRRFGIEEQSAAPAVAGREDWRQPARL from the coding sequence GTGTTCGAACTGACCAGGCGGCGCAGCCGATGGATCCTGGCCGTGTTCGCGGTGCTCGCACTGGCGATGGGCACGCTGAGCGCGACGCTGTTCGACAAGGTGCAGGGTGGCGGGTACATCGACCCCGACAGCGAATCGAGCCGGGCGACCGCGGCACTGCGGGACGCCTTCGGCCAGGCGCCCCCGAATCTCGTGCTGCTGGTGCAGACGCGCCGGTCGGTGGACGACGACGCCGCGGCCACCGCGGCGACGAATCTGGTCACCGATCTGAAGGCGGCCTCCGGGGTGACAGGTGTCACCTCGTACTGGACCGACAAATCGCCCGCGCTGCGCAGCACCGACGGCACCAAGGGGCTGATCGTGGCCAGCATCCTCGGTGAGGAGGCCGAGGTCGACAAGCGGGTGGGTGATCTCGCCGACCGGTTCGCGGGCACGCACGGCCCGCTCGAGGTGCGGGTGGGCGGCTACGCGATGCTGTTGCACGAGACCGTGCAGCAGAGCGAGAAAGACGTCGTGCTCGGTGAATCCATCGCTTTTCCGATCACGCTGATCGCATTGCTGTTGGTGTTCGGCGGCCTGGTCGCGGCCAGCCTGCCGCTGGTCGTCGCCATGATCACGGTGATGATCACGATGGGAGCGCTGTGGCTGATCGCGAGCGTCACCGATCTCGCTGCGACCGCTACCAATGTCGCCACCCTGCTCGGGCTCGGCCTGGCGATCGATTACAGCCTGCTGATCATCAGCCGCTACCGCGACGAACTGGTCGCCGGACAGCAGCCCGCGGCAGCCGTGGCCGCGACCATGCGCTCGGCGGGGCGGACCGTCGCGTTCTCGGCCGTCACAGTCGCCGTGGCCCTCTCGGGTCTGCTGTTCTTCCCGCTGCTGGCCGTGCGGTCGATGGGGTACGCGGGTCTGGCGGTCGCGGCGATCGCGGCGACGGTGTCGCTGACCGTGCTGCCCGCCATCCTGTTCCTGCTCGGAACCAAGATCGACAGCGGGCAGTTGTGGTGGTTCCTGCGCGCCGCCCGCCCCGCGCCCGGCGAGGGCGCCTGGCATCGCCTGGCGAGGTTCGTGATGATGCGCCCGGTGCCCATCGGCCTATCGGTGACCGCCCTGTTGCTCGTGCTGGGCGCGCCTTTCCTCGGTGTGAAACTCGGCTTTCCCGACGAGCGTTCGCTCCCGGAGACGATGAACAATCGCCAGGTCACCGAGACCATCCAGCGTGACTTCGCCGCAACCGAGCAGCACGGGCTGTTCGCCGTGCTGCCCGAAAGCGCCTACAGCGCGGCTGGTTTGGACGCCTACGCCCGGGAACTGTCGGAGATCGAGGACGTCCGCAGGGTCGACACCGCCACCGGCAGTTACAGCCACGGCGGTCTGCTCGCCCCGCCCACGGAGGCCAACGACCGCTTCCGCGCCGAGAACGCCGCCTACCTCACGGTGGTCCCGGACACCACCGATCCCGGTGTGCTGGACCGGATCGCCGCGGACGTGCGCGCGACGCCCGCCGCTTCACCGGTGCTGGTCGGCGGCGTGGCGGCGGCCAACGCGGACGCGATCGACGCGGTGGTCTCGGCGCTGCCGTACGCGCTGGTCTTCGTCGTGCTGATCATGATGGTGGTCCTGTTCCTGCTCACCGGCAGCGTCGTGCTGCCGCTGCTGGCGGTCGTGCTCAGCTTCCTGAGCCTCACCGCGACGTTCGGTGCGCTGGTGTGGATCTTCCAGGACGGTCACCTCTCCGGGCTGCTCGGCTTCACCGTCACCGGCGACCTGCCCCCGACGGTTCCGGTCATGCTGTTCGGCGTGGCGTTCGGTCTCGCCATGGACTACCAGGTGTTCTTGTTGGCGCGTATCCGGGAGGAGTACCAGCGCACCAGATCCAACGCCTTGGCCGTCACCTCCGGGCTGGAGCGGATCGGCCGGATCGTCACCGCGGCGGCGGTCCTGATCTCGCTGGTGTTCCTCGGTTTCCTCGCCTCCGACATCACCTTCATGAAGG